One Campylobacterota bacterium DNA segment encodes these proteins:
- the rpoN gene encoding RNA polymerase factor sigma-54 — MQRIERSNDSYQVKTMQTTLSFKQKQLPRLSMQTWLPLLQCSLNDLEKHLQVITNENPCLEVKSGFEQSNASSGGSSAYGAFQNYVSNASSDQIEWLSIASSSLYEKLDEQIVAPLFPTPISQKIARQIVYYINEEGYFEGSVEEVARQCDTDPQSVERVRQRFAHLEPSGVGARDYKESFLFQLADYDLDDELSILLSAMILQFDKMEKFIKHPRLSDAKHVLQHLKNPPALEYMEPEAQITPDLFVEFSGSELNIRINHAFYPDLQVHQIDKYDHFAKQKFKEARELVKLLDLRKATLYNVALVLLEKQYAFFMGGELKPLRLQDVADELGFNESTISRAIADKYIQTERGLYAFKDFFSNSIGEVSTSEIKHFLQRLVQSENKDDPYSDKTLHEMIEERFRVKMVRRVIAKYRQELDIPSYKERQFLYRLELL, encoded by the coding sequence ATGCAACGCATAGAGCGATCAAACGATTCGTATCAGGTGAAGACGATGCAGACAACTCTCTCTTTCAAACAGAAACAACTTCCCAGACTTTCGATGCAGACGTGGCTACCTTTGCTCCAATGCTCTTTGAACGACCTCGAAAAGCATTTGCAGGTGATTACCAATGAAAACCCCTGCCTCGAAGTCAAATCGGGCTTTGAACAGTCCAATGCCTCTTCGGGAGGTTCATCGGCCTACGGGGCGTTTCAAAACTACGTTTCCAACGCCTCGTCCGACCAGATCGAATGGCTCAGCATCGCTTCATCCTCCCTGTACGAAAAGCTCGACGAACAGATCGTCGCCCCGCTGTTTCCGACGCCGATTTCACAGAAAATCGCCCGCCAGATCGTTTATTACATCAATGAGGAAGGGTATTTCGAAGGGAGCGTCGAAGAGGTCGCCCGCCAGTGCGATACCGACCCCCAGAGCGTCGAGCGGGTGCGACAGCGTTTCGCCCATCTCGAACCTTCCGGCGTGGGCGCGCGCGATTACAAAGAATCGTTTTTGTTCCAGCTCGCGGATTACGATCTTGACGATGAACTGAGTATTTTGCTCAGTGCGATGATTTTGCAGTTCGATAAAATGGAGAAATTCATCAAGCATCCCCGTCTTTCCGATGCCAAACACGTTTTGCAGCATCTGAAAAACCCTCCGGCACTTGAATACATGGAACCCGAGGCGCAGATTACCCCGGACCTGTTCGTCGAGTTTTCAGGCTCCGAACTCAACATCCGGATCAATCATGCCTTCTACCCCGATTTGCAGGTCCATCAGATCGACAAATACGACCATTTCGCCAAACAGAAATTCAAAGAGGCGCGCGAACTCGTCAAGCTCCTTGACCTGCGCAAAGCGACGCTGTACAACGTCGCGCTGGTTCTGCTCGAAAAACAGTACGCTTTTTTCATGGGGGGCGAGCTCAAACCTCTGCGCCTTCAGGACGTCGCCGACGAACTGGGCTTCAACGAATCGACCATTTCCCGTGCCATCGCGGACAAATACATCCAGACCGAGCGTGGGCTTTATGCGTTCAAGGACTTTTTCTCGAACTCCATCGGAGAGGTTTCGACGTCCGAGATCAAACACTTTTTGCAGCGCCTGGTGCAGAGCGAAAACAAAGATGACCCCTACAGCGACAAAACGCTGCACGAAATGATCGAAGAACGTTTCCGCGTCAAAATGGTCCGCCGCGTCATCGCGAAATACCGACAGGAACTCGATATCCCCTCCTACAAAGAGCGGCAGTTTTTGTACAGGCTGGAGCTCCTTTAG
- a CDS encoding nitrogen fixation protein NifZ yields MEPMPAPVTTTASTSEEMPISEEARRTNLYKMSAKDEILPVFRIGQRVRLIKAIRNDGTYPYAAPGDFLVDAGAEGYVRKIGDFLQTIRIYEVNFFEEGVIFGCREAELEAAEEEDGYDEVAEELRWLKEHRARKAAEKTAQSQEKGE; encoded by the coding sequence ATGGAGCCCATGCCTGCACCGGTAACCACAACAGCGTCAACTTCTGAAGAGATGCCGATCAGTGAGGAAGCCCGCCGGACCAACCTCTACAAAATGTCGGCCAAAGACGAAATCCTCCCCGTATTCCGTATCGGACAGCGGGTCAGGCTGATCAAGGCGATCCGCAACGACGGGACCTATCCTTATGCCGCCCCGGGAGATTTTCTCGTCGATGCGGGAGCGGAGGGGTACGTCCGAAAAATCGGCGATTTTTTGCAGACGATCCGGATTTACGAAGTGAATTTTTTCGAAGAGGGGGTTATCTTCGGATGCCGTGAAGCCGAGCTCGAAGCGGCGGAAGAGGAAGACGGCTACGACGAAGTCGCCGAAGAACTGCGGTGGCTTAAAGAACACCGTGCCCGAAAAGCAGCCGAAAAAACGGCGCAATCTCAGGAAAAGGGGGAGTAG
- a CDS encoding host attachment protein gives MEHAGKRIIAADMGGLKSYRVDYISETGRYHVEALEDIDYIEGRKTTGDMLSDDRGNFHHSSGENHSLEHHAQQELVRMVAGDISKILADAQPESCYLAFPARHHNELLAALSETARQAIAKSVSADLRKSGPQELLGHFS, from the coding sequence ATGGAACACGCAGGAAAACGGATCATCGCCGCCGATATGGGCGGTCTCAAAAGCTACAGAGTGGATTATATTTCAGAAACGGGGCGTTACCATGTGGAGGCGCTGGAGGATATCGATTACATCGAAGGACGCAAAACAACGGGGGATATGCTCAGTGACGACCGCGGAAACTTTCACCACTCCAGCGGTGAAAATCACTCTTTGGAGCATCACGCTCAACAGGAACTCGTACGCATGGTGGCCGGAGACATCTCGAAGATTCTCGCCGATGCGCAGCCGGAATCGTGTTACCTCGCTTTTCCCGCACGTCACCACAACGAACTCCTCGCGGCGCTTTCCGAAACGGCACGGCAGGCGATTGCCAAATCCGTGAGCGCCGATCTGCGCAAATCCGGCCCGCAAGAGCTGCTCGGACATTTTTCCTGA
- the nifX gene encoding nitrogen fixation protein NifX encodes MNTKITVEGEGMVPNAMKVAFATKDMEEINAHFGGAREFVVYNVSKEGFSLCEVIKTDTTGIEDDDKTDFRVRALAGVNIMYCESIGGTAAAKVIRAGIHPMKVNEPTLIEEILKSLVAMINSNPPPWIKRIIHMQTERDVRQDRWAEGE; translated from the coding sequence ATGAATACGAAAATCACGGTTGAAGGGGAAGGGATGGTACCGAACGCGATGAAAGTCGCCTTCGCGACCAAGGACATGGAAGAGATCAACGCCCATTTCGGCGGGGCGCGGGAGTTCGTCGTCTACAACGTCTCCAAAGAGGGATTTTCGCTCTGCGAGGTGATCAAAACCGACACTACGGGGATAGAGGATGACGACAAAACCGATTTCCGGGTCCGCGCGCTGGCGGGTGTCAACATCATGTATTGCGAGAGCATCGGCGGTACGGCAGCGGCCAAGGTGATCCGCGCGGGGATTCATCCGATGAAAGTGAACGAACCCACCCTGATCGAAGAGATCCTCAAATCACTCGTGGCGATGATCAACTCCAATCCGCCGCCGTGGATTAAACGGATCATCCACATGCAGACCGAACGCGACGTCCGCCAGGACCGCTGGGCGGAGGGGGAATAA
- a CDS encoding nitrogenase-stabilizing/protective protein NifW gives MGTLAEFEKITDAEEFFEFFDINYDERLVQVKRFHIMKKFGELVEKAKGHDMGSDAKLLEYYKFALLSVYKNFENGYSPSAADVWSMFDKPSACGTCSTAGSCNDITEVSNGAHACTGNHNSVNF, from the coding sequence ATGGGTACGCTGGCCGAATTTGAAAAAATCACCGATGCCGAAGAGTTCTTCGAATTCTTTGATATTAACTACGATGAACGTCTGGTTCAGGTAAAACGGTTCCATATCATGAAAAAGTTCGGGGAGTTGGTGGAGAAGGCCAAAGGCCACGACATGGGAAGCGACGCGAAACTGCTCGAATACTACAAATTCGCCCTCCTCAGCGTCTATAAAAACTTTGAAAACGGTTACAGTCCCTCGGCGGCGGACGTGTGGTCGATGTTCGACAAACCCAGCGCCTGCGGAACCTGTTCGACCGCCGGAAGCTGCAACGACATTACGGAGGTGAGCAATGGAGCCCATGCCTGCACCGGTAACCACAACAGCGTCAACTTCTGA
- the nifE gene encoding nitrogenase iron-molybdenum cofactor biosynthesis protein NifE, with the protein MVSRAKIKELLNESACSHSKNKKPGEGCDKPKPGLAAGGCAFDGAQISLFPYADAVHLVHGPQTCLGASWETRETKTSYNGRDHTQMGFTTGISTNDVIFGGDKRLADSIDYIAEHYRPEAIFVYSTCVTALVGDDIDATCRAGSERHAIPVVPVHAPGFVGSKNLGSRLAGEAVLEHLIGTKEPEHTTPYDINLIGDYNVTGDMWQYLPLFEKIGIRVLSSLSGDGRVGDIRMAHRARLNVIVCAKSLITLTRKMQERYGIPWISVSFYGKRDTTAAIREIVAALGDPGLVARAETVIAEAEAELEEKLAPYKALFAGKKAVLNTGGNKAWSIASGLQDLGIEVVATSVAKSTQDDIDKAREYLGPDGILMTKPAAEQAGVIDRSGAHILLAGGRSLYTAIKKKISFIDVNQEKKTSYGGYEGLLNLAEELKHALRNPVFANVARPAPWEAD; encoded by the coding sequence ATGGTCAGCCGTGCCAAGATCAAAGAACTGCTCAACGAGAGCGCCTGTTCACACAGCAAGAACAAAAAACCCGGCGAGGGGTGCGACAAGCCCAAGCCGGGGCTGGCCGCCGGGGGATGCGCGTTCGACGGTGCGCAGATATCGCTCTTTCCCTACGCCGACGCCGTCCATCTCGTTCACGGCCCCCAGACATGCCTGGGGGCCTCATGGGAGACACGCGAGACAAAAACGTCGTACAACGGGCGCGACCATACCCAGATGGGATTTACGACGGGGATTTCGACGAACGACGTCATTTTCGGCGGCGACAAAAGGCTCGCAGATTCGATCGATTATATTGCAGAACACTATCGCCCCGAAGCGATTTTCGTCTATTCGACCTGCGTTACGGCACTGGTGGGAGACGACATCGACGCCACCTGCCGCGCAGGGAGTGAACGCCACGCCATCCCGGTCGTTCCCGTCCATGCCCCCGGATTCGTCGGGAGCAAAAACCTCGGGTCGCGTCTGGCGGGCGAAGCGGTACTCGAACACCTCATCGGGACCAAGGAACCCGAACATACCACCCCATACGACATCAACCTTATCGGTGATTACAACGTTACGGGGGATATGTGGCAGTACCTCCCGCTGTTCGAAAAGATCGGCATACGGGTTTTGAGTTCGCTCAGCGGCGACGGTCGGGTAGGGGATATCCGCATGGCGCACCGTGCACGGCTCAACGTCATTGTCTGCGCCAAATCGCTCATTACCCTGACGCGCAAGATGCAGGAGCGCTACGGCATTCCCTGGATCTCGGTCTCGTTTTACGGCAAACGCGACACAACCGCCGCGATTCGCGAGATTGTCGCGGCACTGGGAGATCCCGGACTCGTCGCGCGCGCCGAAACGGTGATTGCCGAAGCCGAGGCGGAGCTGGAAGAAAAACTCGCCCCCTACAAGGCGCTGTTCGCGGGGAAAAAAGCGGTGCTCAACACGGGGGGAAACAAAGCGTGGTCGATCGCTTCGGGGCTACAGGACCTTGGGATCGAAGTGGTAGCGACAAGCGTCGCCAAATCGACGCAGGACGACATCGACAAGGCGCGCGAGTACCTCGGACCCGACGGCATTTTGATGACCAAACCTGCCGCCGAGCAGGCCGGGGTGATCGATAGGAGCGGGGCGCATATCCTCCTCGCCGGAGGGCGCAGCCTCTATACGGCGATCAAGAAAAAGATCAGTTTTATCGACGTAAACCAGGAGAAAAAGACGAGTTACGGAGGATACGAAGGGTTGCTTAACCTCGCCGAAGAACTCAAACACGCGTTGCGCAACCCCGTCTTTGCCAACGTTGCACGCCCAGCCCCGTGGGAGGCGGATTAG
- a CDS encoding NAD(P)H-dependent oxidoreductase: MKHILLLNLHQKYEGFANGNLTRDLVTEAKAFFTANGYDVKETVIENGYDVAEELEKFAWADLFFVQSPVYWMGLPWLGKKYLDEILSGGNGTVTFVNDGRAEGGKYGSGGLMKNKRYMLSFTYNCPPSEFGNPDGFFEGLSLDQANVALHKAFQFCGAQPYPSYSVHNVYGADFSIDTALGGLREKLGENFS; encoded by the coding sequence ATGAAACACATCCTCCTCCTCAACCTCCACCAAAAATACGAAGGGTTCGCCAACGGCAACCTGACCCGCGATCTTGTTACCGAAGCCAAAGCATTTTTTACCGCAAACGGTTATGACGTCAAAGAGACGGTGATCGAAAACGGCTACGACGTCGCCGAAGAACTGGAAAAATTCGCATGGGCCGACCTGTTTTTCGTCCAGTCTCCCGTTTACTGGATGGGGCTGCCCTGGCTGGGGAAAAAATACCTGGACGAGATCCTCTCGGGCGGCAACGGCACCGTGACGTTCGTCAACGACGGACGCGCCGAAGGCGGAAAGTACGGAAGCGGCGGGCTGATGAAAAACAAGCGCTACATGCTCAGCTTTACCTACAACTGTCCCCCGAGCGAGTTTGGCAATCCGGACGGTTTTTTCGAGGGGCTCAGCCTCGATCAGGCGAACGTCGCGCTGCACAAGGCGTTTCAGTTCTGCGGGGCGCAGCCTTATCCCAGTTATTCGGTTCACAACGTCTACGGAGCCGATTTCAGCATCGATACGGCGCTGGGAGGGCTGCGTGAGAAGCTGGGCGAAAACTTCTCCTAA
- a CDS encoding acetolactate synthase large subunit, whose amino-acid sequence MQISGAQMVIEALIAEGVDVVFGYPGGAIMNVYDEIYKQRSFQHILTRHEQAAVHAAEGYAKATGKVGVAMITSGPGFTNGVTGLADAYMDSIPLVVISGQVPMSLIGTDAFQEIDAVGISRPCTKHNYLVTDAADLPRILKEAFYIARTGRPGPVHVDIPKDVTAQIATFDYSKEVELETYKPTTKGNARQIKKAIEAIAAAKRPLLYLGGGVVSSGAADLVREFARMTQIPAVETFMARGTLCFDDPLLISMLGMHGSYAANMAMSETDLVIGLGARFDDRVTGKLSEFAKNAQIIHVDIDPASVSKLVHAHFPIVGDVKNVLEQMMPLAREQVDPARYASWHNTIANFNKLHPLSYKEEGDRLKPQWVIERIGQLLGENANISTDVGQHQMWTAQFYPFSRPRQWISSGGLGTMGFGFPAALGVKRADPERVSINITGDGSILMNIQELMTAVEYKLPVINVILNNNFLGMVRQWQTLFYDKRHSQTDLSMQPDFVKLAEAFGGVGYRVNTKEEFDAALKDAIDKNVVAIIDVVVNRFENVLPMVPAGGSLFNMMLEYKEK is encoded by the coding sequence ATGCAAATCAGCGGTGCGCAGATGGTTATCGAAGCACTTATCGCCGAGGGCGTCGACGTGGTGTTCGGATACCCCGGCGGAGCGATCATGAACGTCTATGATGAGATCTACAAACAACGCTCTTTTCAGCACATTCTGACCCGCCACGAACAGGCGGCGGTCCACGCGGCGGAGGGGTATGCCAAAGCGACCGGCAAAGTAGGGGTCGCGATGATCACCTCGGGTCCGGGATTCACCAACGGCGTAACGGGACTGGCGGATGCCTACATGGATTCCATTCCCCTTGTCGTCATCAGCGGGCAGGTTCCCATGTCGCTCATCGGAACCGACGCGTTCCAGGAGATCGACGCGGTCGGGATAAGCCGCCCGTGTACGAAGCACAACTACCTCGTGACCGACGCGGCCGACCTGCCGCGTATCCTCAAGGAGGCCTTCTACATCGCCCGCACGGGCCGTCCCGGTCCGGTTCACGTCGACATCCCCAAAGACGTGACGGCGCAGATCGCGACGTTTGATTATTCCAAAGAGGTCGAACTCGAAACCTACAAACCGACGACCAAAGGAAACGCCCGCCAGATCAAAAAAGCGATCGAGGCGATCGCCGCGGCCAAACGGCCGCTCCTTTACCTCGGCGGGGGCGTCGTCAGTTCGGGTGCCGCCGATCTGGTCCGCGAGTTTGCGCGGATGACGCAGATCCCCGCGGTCGAGACGTTTATGGCGCGCGGGACGCTCTGCTTTGACGATCCGCTGCTTATCTCGATGCTCGGGATGCACGGTTCGTACGCGGCGAACATGGCGATGTCCGAGACCGATCTCGTCATCGGCCTGGGCGCGCGCTTCGACGACCGCGTCACGGGAAAACTCTCGGAGTTCGCCAAAAACGCCCAGATTATCCACGTCGACATCGATCCCGCATCGGTTTCGAAACTGGTGCATGCCCACTTCCCGATCGTCGGCGACGTCAAAAACGTCCTTGAACAGATGATGCCGCTGGCGCGTGAGCAGGTCGATCCGGCACGTTATGCGTCGTGGCACAATACGATTGCCAATTTCAACAAGCTCCACCCCCTCTCGTACAAAGAAGAGGGAGACCGTCTCAAACCCCAGTGGGTCATCGAGCGGATCGGCCAGCTGCTGGGCGAAAACGCCAACATCTCCACCGACGTCGGACAGCACCAGATGTGGACGGCGCAGTTTTATCCGTTCAGTCGCCCCCGCCAGTGGATCAGTTCGGGCGGTCTTGGGACGATGGGATTCGGTTTCCCCGCTGCTCTTGGGGTCAAGCGCGCCGATCCCGAACGGGTTAGTATTAACATCACCGGGGACGGTTCGATCCTGATGAATATCCAGGAACTGATGACGGCGGTCGAGTACAAGCTCCCCGTCATCAACGTCATCCTCAACAACAACTTTTTGGGGATGGTACGCCAGTGGCAAACCCTCTTTTACGACAAGCGCCACTCGCAGACCGATCTCTCGATGCAACCTGATTTCGTCAAGCTCGCCGAAGCCTTCGGCGGGGTAGGGTACCGCGTCAACACCAAAGAGGAGTTTGACGCCGCCCTCAAAGACGCGATCGACAAAAATGTCGTGGCGATCATTGACGTCGTCGTCAACCGTTTCGAAAACGTTCTGCCGATGGTTCCCGCGGGCGGATCGCTCTTTAACATGATGCTCGAATACAAGGAGAAATAA
- a CDS encoding 2Fe-2S iron-sulfur cluster binding domain-containing protein, whose translation MTTRVEIMNDFLAINVRPGKTIQDIVEASGSALPFGCRDGECGTCVVSVESGMEYMSEINDKEKAVLKTLNESNPKARLACQMKVVAPNGLVRLKY comes from the coding sequence ATGACAACACGTGTAGAAATTATGAATGACTTTCTGGCGATCAACGTCCGCCCGGGCAAGACGATCCAGGATATCGTCGAAGCTTCGGGAAGCGCTTTGCCTTTCGGATGTCGTGACGGCGAATGCGGTACCTGTGTCGTATCGGTCGAGTCGGGGATGGAGTATATGAGCGAAATCAACGACAAAGAGAAAGCGGTACTGAAAACGCTGAACGAAAGCAATCCCAAAGCGCGTCTCGCCTGCCAGATGAAAGTCGTCGCACCGAACGGACTGGTTCGCCTCAAATACTGA
- the ilvN gene encoding acetolactate synthase small subunit: protein MENARRVISVIVLNEASVLSRIVGLFSGRGYNIESLTVAPIPDSKYSRITIVTAGSVRVIEQITKQLHKLIPVLKVYEHADLVEKEMAMVKIPLNESLSDIEALAHAYNGRIVNVGSDTLIAMVADEPSRVGHFLEAIKRFHPKEIVRSGSVALER from the coding sequence ATGGAAAACGCACGCAGAGTTATTTCCGTTATCGTACTGAACGAGGCGAGCGTCCTCTCACGCATCGTCGGATTGTTTTCAGGGCGCGGCTACAACATCGAGTCGCTCACCGTGGCACCGATCCCCGATTCGAAATATTCGCGGATTACGATTGTCACTGCCGGTTCGGTACGGGTGATCGAGCAGATTACCAAACAGCTGCACAAACTGATTCCCGTTTTGAAAGTCTACGAGCATGCCGATCTTGTCGAAAAAGAGATGGCGATGGTCAAGATCCCCCTGAACGAATCGCTCAGCGATATCGAAGCGCTGGCCCACGCCTACAACGGCCGCATCGTCAACGTCGGCAGCGATACCCTGATCGCGATGGTAGCCGATGAGCCCTCACGCGTCGGCCATTTCCTCGAAGCGATCAAGCGTTTTCACCCAAAAGAGATCGTCCGTAGCGGCTCTGTCGCCCTGGAGAGATAA
- a CDS encoding NifX-associated nitrogen fixation protein, protein METATTLSDFGIEIVRQLRAMDQFGNWAKIGDEELLIKKYVKTKEELKQIPLIADIDEMMINDIKMIYKAVALSFERKTGVVCNVIMEMSHEGFGRCAVIADRICIVNKYFKDAHRFSYRTLDALFEDGDKMLDSAITIYEQYKPCINQG, encoded by the coding sequence ATGGAAACAGCCACGACTTTGAGCGATTTCGGGATCGAAATCGTCCGCCAGCTGCGGGCAATGGATCAGTTCGGAAACTGGGCAAAAATCGGCGACGAGGAACTCCTCATTAAAAAATACGTCAAGACCAAAGAGGAGCTCAAACAGATCCCCCTCATCGCCGACATCGACGAGATGATGATCAACGACATCAAGATGATCTACAAGGCGGTCGCGTTGTCATTCGAGCGCAAAACGGGGGTCGTATGCAACGTCATCATGGAGATGAGCCACGAGGGGTTCGGACGGTGTGCCGTCATCGCCGATCGGATCTGTATCGTCAACAAGTATTTCAAGGATGCACACCGTTTCAGCTACCGCACCCTGGATGCGCTCTTCGAGGACGGCGACAAAATGCTTGACAGCGCGATAACGATCTACGAGCAGTACAAACCGTGCATTAACCAAGGATAA
- a CDS encoding flavodoxin, with amino-acid sequence MAKVGIFFGSSTGATREAAEQLAGEFNGSELIDMEEDFEGIDQFDEFDVLLIGSSTWGQGDPQRDWVDPLYELSNDRPDLGGKKVAFFGAGDQKTHGEHFVSALGKLHELFTSLGAEAYGFTTTEGFEYDFSLAEKDGQFCGLAFDNVNQEELTESRVSAWASQLKNEMGL; translated from the coding sequence ATGGCAAAAGTAGGTATTTTTTTCGGAAGCAGTACCGGGGCGACCCGCGAAGCGGCTGAACAACTCGCAGGAGAGTTCAATGGTTCCGAGCTCATCGACATGGAAGAGGACTTTGAGGGGATCGACCAGTTCGACGAATTCGACGTCCTCCTGATCGGTTCGTCGACATGGGGGCAGGGGGACCCGCAGCGCGATTGGGTCGACCCCCTCTACGAGCTCTCCAACGACCGCCCCGATCTGGGCGGCAAAAAAGTGGCCTTCTTCGGTGCGGGGGACCAAAAGACCCACGGCGAACACTTTGTCAGCGCTCTGGGGAAATTGCACGAGCTCTTCACCTCGCTGGGGGCAGAGGCCTACGGCTTTACGACTACCGAGGGGTTCGAATACGATTTTTCACTTGCCGAAAAGGACGGGCAATTCTGCGGGCTGGCGTTTGACAACGTCAACCAGGAGGAACTGACCGAATCGCGCGTCAGCGCATGGGCGTCCCAGCTCAAAAACGAGATGGGGCTCTAA
- the nifN gene encoding nitrogenase iron-molybdenum cofactor biosynthesis protein NifN yields MEPSRTVFTSHKPLQVNPIKHSQPMGATLAFLGVKDCMPLMHAAQGCASYTKVFFTRHFNEPIAVRNTSVSDITAVLDGGDYSILMAIENITEKEKNLRPSMIGLHTTGLTETKGDDVRGVGIHVEIPYVYVNTPDYEGGMESGWALTVTAMIEQLTEPSASIKPNRLVLLPHVSLQPIEVEKLKCLCGDFGFETYALPDLSTSLDGYWEEGQGKLANGGISVDEVRDLASASVVVSIGASMQKAASALLVKNPSILHLHFDHVMGLEGCDNFVGALMKLRHSEPKPLVKRWRSRLQDAMLDTHFLIGTSHFVVTGEPDMLSGICALLHSVGGTVDLAVSTVPSPVLEGVKAERVIVGDLEDAEPYFENADLVISNFHAERILHSYPHTALVIRGFPNYEELGNPLKNDQLYEGSTYFLFEVANALRKVKHHG; encoded by the coding sequence ATGGAACCCAGCCGCACCGTTTTTACATCCCACAAACCGCTTCAAGTCAACCCGATCAAACACTCCCAGCCGATGGGGGCGACCCTCGCGTTTTTAGGGGTCAAAGACTGTATGCCCCTCATGCACGCCGCGCAGGGGTGCGCTTCGTACACCAAGGTCTTTTTCACCCGCCATTTTAACGAACCGATCGCCGTGCGCAACACCTCGGTGAGCGACATCACGGCCGTCCTGGATGGAGGGGATTACTCGATCCTGATGGCGATCGAAAACATCACGGAAAAGGAGAAAAATCTCCGCCCCAGCATGATCGGGCTTCACACGACGGGATTGACGGAGACCAAGGGGGACGACGTACGCGGTGTGGGAATACACGTCGAGATTCCTTACGTCTACGTCAACACCCCCGATTACGAAGGGGGGATGGAGAGCGGATGGGCGCTCACCGTCACGGCGATGATCGAACAGCTGACCGAACCTTCGGCAAGCATCAAGCCCAACAGGCTCGTCCTCCTCCCTCACGTGAGTCTCCAGCCGATCGAGGTCGAAAAGCTTAAATGCCTCTGCGGGGATTTCGGATTCGAAACGTACGCGCTCCCCGATCTGTCGACGTCGCTGGACGGGTACTGGGAAGAGGGACAGGGGAAACTCGCCAACGGCGGGATCAGTGTCGATGAGGTGCGCGACCTCGCCAGCGCGTCGGTCGTGGTTTCGATCGGTGCATCGATGCAAAAGGCCGCATCGGCGCTGCTGGTCAAAAATCCTTCCATCCTGCATCTGCATTTCGATCACGTCATGGGACTGGAAGGGTGCGACAATTTTGTCGGGGCACTTATGAAACTGCGACACTCCGAGCCCAAGCCGCTCGTCAAACGGTGGCGTTCGCGTCTGCAGGATGCGATGCTCGACACCCATTTCCTGATTGGAACTTCCCATTTTGTCGTGACGGGAGAACCGGACATGCTCAGCGGCATCTGCGCCCTGCTGCACAGCGTCGGCGGGACGGTCGATCTGGCCGTCTCCACGGTCCCAAGCCCGGTTCTGGAAGGGGTAAAAGCCGAACGGGTGATCGTCGGTGACCTCGAAGACGCGGAACCCTATTTTGAAAACGCCGACCTTGTGATCAGCAACTTCCATGCAGAACGGATCTTGCACAGTTATCCGCATACGGCACTGGTCATCCGGGGATTTCCGAATTACGAGGAGCTGGGGAACCCCCTCAAAAACGACCAGTTATACGAGGGGAGCACCTACTTCCTGTTCGAAGTGGCCAATGCATTGCGAAAAGTAAAACATCACGGATAG